The genome window AGGTACGATGGCAGGAAAGGCCACACGGGGAAATACGGTGGCCTTTGGGGAGTACGGGCTGCAGGCTCTGGAGCCTTGTTGGCTAACAGCCAACCAAATTGAGGCCGCCCGTATCGCCATGAACCGCTATATACGACGCCAAGGCAAAATCTGGATACGTGTCTTTCCGGATAAACCCTTCACTAAAAAACCAGCGGAGACCCGCATGGGGTCTGGAAAGGGTTCCCCGGAAGGATGGGTTGCCGTGGTAAAACCGGGGCGTATCCTCTTTGAGATGGGGGGCGTACCCGAAGAGGTGGCCAAAGAGGCGATGCGCCTAGCTTCGCATAAATTGCCAATCGATGTGAAGTTTGTGCGACGCATAGACCAGGAACAGGCCAAAAACTCGCCGCAAAATACGGGAGAGGTCGCTGTAACCAGTGCAGAGGAGACGAGCAATGGCTGAGTTGAAGCTGAAGGAGATACGTCGCCAACTGCGCGAGATGAGCGATGAGGATTTACGCAAGGAGATCGCTGCCAACAGGGCTGCCCTCTACGATATGCGTCGTCAGAACGCGCTGCATCAACTAAAAGACACGGCGGCCATTCGCAAAGCACGCCGCCAAATTGCACGAGCACTAACCATTTTGCGTGAGCGCGAGCTTGCACGCGAGCGGGAGGGAAAGAAGTAAGATGGCAGATGAGCAGATGCAGCAGCCTGCGTCGTCGCCTCAGAGGGGGCGACGTAAGGTGCGCCAGGGTAAGGTTGTGAGCAATAAGATGGATAAGACCGTGGTGGTGGCTGTGGAACGCCGCGTGCGCCACCCTCTTTATGGAAAAATCGTTCGCAAAACCACCAAATTTAAGGCGCACGATGAAGAGAACGCCTGCAATGAGGGCGATATCGTGGAGATTATGGAGACACGCCCGCTCTCGAAAGAGAAATGTTGGCGGGTCGTGCGCATTCTAGAGAGGGCGAAGTAACCATGATACAGCCGTATACGCGACTAAAATGCGCCGATAACTCCGGGGCGCGTGAGATAATGTGTGTGCGTGTATTAAAAGGCTCTAACGCACGCTATGCCCATGTGGGCGACATCATTGTGGGCGTGGTAAAGTCGGCAACGCCAAATCAGGCCGTGAAGAAGAGCGACGTGGTGAAGTGTGTGGTGGTACGCACCCGACAGCCCATTCGTCGCCCCGATGGCTCCGTGCTGCGGTTTGATGACAACGCTGCGGTGGTCATCCAAAACAATCTGGAGCCACGCGGAACGCGCATCTTCGGCCCCGTAGCCCGGGAGCTGCGAGACCGTGACTTCATGAAGATCATCTCGTTGGCGCCGGAGGTGCTGTAAGGATGGAAAAACTAAAGCGCGCGATTCCAAAGAAGCCGGTTAAGTTGCGCATTAAGAAGGGCGACCTTGTCGAGGTGATCTCCGGCAAGGACAAAGGCCGCCGCGGCGAGGTGATCCAGGCCTTTCCAAAACTGAATAAGGTGAAGGTAAAGGGGATCAACATCATTACTCGACACCGCAAAGAGCGCGTGCGACGGGGAGCAGACCCCAACGATCCGGCCCGGGTAATACCCGGTGGCCGTATCGAGGAAGAGGCACCCCTCTACGCCTCGAAGGTCATGCTGGTGTGCCCAAACTGCAATCGGCCAACGCGCGTTGGCTACGCCTACAGAGAGGGTGAGGCCAAACCGGCGAGACGAAAATATCGCGTTTGCAAACACCCGGATTGCGGAAAAGAGATCGGGTAGTGAAACACAAGAGGTATAACAGACCGGTCGGAAATCGGTCAGGAGAGGTGAGAGAATGGCTCGACTAAAAGAACGCTACCGTAAAGAGGTGGTGCCTGCCCTGATGAAGGCGTTCGGCTACCGCAATGTGATGCAGGTGCCCAAACTCGAGAAGATCGTGATCAATATGGGGGTAGGGCGTGCCGGCCAAACCGGCGGACAGTATGCATCCGAGTTAGATGGGGCGATGCGCGACATGGCCACCATTTCAGGGCAGAAGCCGGTAGTTACGCTGGCACGCAAATCCATCTCGAACTTCAAGATACGTGCGGGCGCCAAAGTGGGGTGTAAGGTAACCTTGCGCGGCGATAGAATGTACGAATTTTTGGACCGTCTTGTGAACGTGGCCTTGCCCCGCATTCGAGACTTTCAGGGGGTCTCGCCCAACTCGTTCGATGGACGTGGCAACTTTGCTATGGGAATTAAAGAGCAGCTGGTCTTTCCGGAGATAGATTACGATAAGATCGATAAGGTGCGTGGTATGGACGTGATCATCTGTACCACCGCCCGCACCGATGAGGAGGCCAGAGCGCTGCTAAGAGAACTTGGTATGCCATTCCGTGCGCGCTAACCGGCATTGCCCTTTGTTGCGAGCGCCAATGTGAGAAATAAGGCAGGAATTCGCCTTAAGATGCATAAATATCTCCCTTGCAAGCATGCTAGGGAGATGAAAGGCCGCGCTTTCAGCGTTTCGGAAGGACATCTCCCAACAGGCTGATGAGGATTTCCATCAGCCTGCCAACATCCTAATCTTTGGTGGAGATCTGTCCATGAGGAGCTATAGTATCGAGGCGATACGGAATGTGGGCCTGTTTGGTCATCAGGGAAGTGGCAAAACGTCGCTAGCAGAGGCTTTGCTCTATACGACCGGCGCCATAGATAGGCTTGGGCGTGTAGATGATGGCACGGCTACGTGCGATTTCGATCCGGAAGAGCAGCGACGACATATTAGCATCAATATTGCATTGGCACCTTGCGAGTGGCACGGCACCAAGATCAATTTTGTGGACGCGCCCGGCTATCTCGACTTTGTTGGTGAGGTCGGCAGTGCGCTTGACGTGGTGGAGGCGGCCATCTTGGTAACTCCAGCACAGGGGGCGCCCGAGGTCGGTTTTGAGATCGCCTGGGAGATGGCGGCGAGCCGTAACCTGCCGCGTGCCGTGTTCGTGAACAAAATGGATCGGGAGAATGCCGACTACCAAGGCGTGGTGGGCGCGTTGCGCCAACGCTATGGCAACACCATCGCGCCGTTGCAGCTGCCGATAGGGAGCGCCGCCTCGTTTCAAGGCGTTATTGATCTGGTAGAGATGAAGGCCTTTATCGGCAGTGGCAAAGAGGTGACGTGCGTGGAGATACCTGAGGAGTATAAAGAGGAGGCCGCCCGCTATCGGGAGCTGCTGGTGGAATCGGCAGCTGAGGGAGATGACGAGCTGATCGAAAAGTTTTTAAGCGGTGAGGAGCTTACCCATGATGAGGTAGTGCGTGGCCTTCATGAGGGCATTGACGCCGGTAAGGTGGTGCCGGTGCTCTGTGGCTCCGCCTTGAAAGATATAGGGATGACCGATCTGCTCGATATTATCGTGCACGAGTTTCCGAACCCATTGGAGTTCGGGGCGGTGCACGGTAAGAACCCGCAAACCGGTGCGGAGGAGGTGCGTGAAGCCTCTGAGAGCGCGCCGTTGGCGGCGCTGGTGTTTAAGACAATCGCCGATCCATTTTTGGGCACCCTGAGCTACTTTCGCGTGAAGTCGGGCGTTATCAAGATGGGCAGCACGGTGTTGAACGCCAGCCGAGGTAAGGAGGAGCGTGTAGGACAGCTCTACTTCGTGCGCGGAAAAAACCAGGAGCCAACGTCGGAGATAAAGGCCGGAGATATCGGGGTAACGGCTAAACTTGCCGATACGCGCACAGGGGATACCTTGTGCGACCCTGCGAAACCGATCGTGCTTGACCATACGCCGTTTCCCGAGCCGGTATTTGAGCAGGCGATCGTGGCGAAGTCGAAGGTGGACGAAGACAAAATGGGGCCGGCACTCCAACGGGTGGCCGTGGCGGATCCGGCATTTCGGTACTATCGTGATCCGGAAACCGGTCAAACGGTGATCGCAGGAGCCGGCGAGACGCACTTGGCGATCGTGGTGGAGCGGCTCAAGAAGTTTGGGGCTAATGTGGAGGTCGTAGAACGAAAAGTGCCCTATCGCGAGACCATCAAGGCCAAAGCGGAAGGGCAGGGCAAGCACAAGAAGCAGACGGGAGGGCGTGGCCAGTATGGCGATTGCTGGATACGGCTTGAGCCCAACCCGGGCGGCGGCATCGAGTTTGTGGATGCCATCGTAGGTGGGGTGATACCACGCCAGTTCATTCCGGCCGTGGAAAAGGGGATTCGGCAGGCCGCTGAGACGGGGGTGCTGGCCGGCTATCCCGTGGTGGATTTCAAAGTAACTTGCTACGACGGCTCGTATCATGAGGTAGACTCATCGGAGGCCGCCTTCATTATGGCCGGTATTCTGGCGTTTAATAATGTGGCGCCAAAGGCCAACCCGGTTCTGTTGGAGCCTATCCTCAACGTAGAGGTGGTCGTGCCCAGCGAGATGATGGGCGATGTGATGAGCGATCTCTCCACACGTAGAGGCCGGATCTTGGGCAACGAAAGCCTTGGTAATGGGCGCATGTTGTTGCGAGCTCAGGTGCCTCAGGCGGAGATGTTGCGTTACGCTATAGACCTTCGTTCGATCACACGGGGGCGTGGCACCTTCTCGACCTCGTTTTCGCACTATGAGGAGGTGCCGGCGCATATCGCACAGAGCATCATTGCAAAGCATAAACAGGAGATGGCTCACGCCGGTTAAGCGAGAACATCAAAGATCGAGCGAGAAGCCTCTCGCTCGATCCGCATCGCGAACCACAAGAAGGAGCGCGAGGCAAGGGAGACCTTGCAGATTCTTGGCACAGAGAGACAACATCCTGTGACAAGGGCGAGCTTGTCGCCCTGAAAACCTAGATAGAAGGAGCAAAAATGCCAAAGAAAGCGTTAATTGAGAAAGCGAAAAGAAAGCCAAAGTTCGCTGTGCGAGCCTATACGCGCTGCAGCATTTGCGGCAGAGCCCGGGCTGTTTTTCGTAAGTTTGGGCTATGCCGCATCTGTTTGCGCGAGAGGGCGCTGCGCGGGGAAATTCCCGGAATCCGAAAGGCGAGTTGGTAGGAGGAGACGATGGCCTATACAACCGACCCTATCGCCGATCTGTTGACTCGGATCCGCAACGCCAACATGGCCGAGCATGAGAGCGTGGAGGTTTCTGCTTCGCGTTTGAAGCAGGAGATCGTGCGTATTCTGCACAAAGAGGGCTTTATTAAGGGGTACGAGGTGATCGAGCAGACCCCTCAAAACAAGATAAAAATATATCTCAAGTACGGCCCACGCCGCGAGAAGATCATCACCAACTTAAAGCGAATAAGCAAACCCGGTCGTCGGGTCTACTGCAAGAAGGACGAGGTGCCGCGTGTTCTGCGTGGTTTAGGGATAGCGATTATCTCTACATCACAAGGTGTAATGACCGATAGAGAAGCGCGCCGGCGCGGTGTTGGCGGCGAAGTTATCTGCTACGTGTACTAAGAAGGAGTTGAAGCGATGTCACGAATCGGCAAACGACCTATAGTGCTGCCTGCTGGGGTCAGCGTTACGCAAGATGAGCGGGGCGTGGTCACTGTAAAGGGCCCGAAGGGAACCCTCCAAAAAGCGCTTCATCCGTCTATAAAGGTAGTGCAAGAGGACAACATCGTGCGAGTGGAGCGCCCAAGCGAGGAAGAAACCGGCACCAACCGTAATGAGAATTTTCGTGCGTTGCACGGGTTAAGCCGAACCCTCGTCGCCAACATGGTGGAGGGTGTCACCAAGGGGTTTGAGAAACAGCTTGAGATACAAGGGGTTGGCTTTCGCGCTGCAATGCAGGGCAAAGTGTTACAGCTCAACGTGGGTTATTCTCACGCGATTGAGGTACTGCCACGCGAGGGAATCGATTTCAACGTTACCACCGACCCCCAAACACGCAACCCTGTGATCGTGGTAAGCGGTATAGATAAAGAACGCGTAGGGCAGACGGCTGCCGAGATACGCTCCCTGCGCAAACCGGAGCCTTATAAGGGGAAAGGTATTCGTTATAAGGGCGAGGTGATCCGCCTGAAACAGGGCAAGTCCGGTAAGCGAGGTGCCAAAGGGAAAAAGTAGGCGCATTTGGAGTATAATAACGGACTGCGTCTGCCTATGGCGTTTCATGTCTAGTGATCGAAAAGACATTGGGAAAACTATAAAAAGCGTCGGGTCGGAAATCCGACGCGGGAGAAGAGAATGCGACCTGATCTGAAAGAGAGCCTAAGAAAGCGTCGTCATCGGCGTGTACGGGCAAAGATATTTGGTACGCCGGAGCGACCTCGGCTGAACGTATCCCGTAGCCTACAGCACATTTACGCTCAGTTAATTGATGATACGGTAGGTCACACCTTGGTTTGTGCCTCTACGGTGGACAAGGCACTCCGCTCAACCCTGAAAACAGGAGGTAACGTGGAGGCGGCTAAGGCGGTGGGGAAGCTTTTGGCCGAGCGTGCGCTGCAGAAAGGCATTACCTCGGTGGTTTTCGATAGAGGTGGATACAAATATCATGGCCGGGTTCGCGCATTGGCAGAGGCTGCGCGAGAAGGCGGGCTTAGATTTTAGGAGAGGATATCCGTGTTAACCACAAAGATAGACCCTGACAAGCTAAGTTTGGAGGAGCGAGTCGTCCGCACCAACAAGTGCCAAAAAACCAAGAAAGGTGGGCGTACCCTCAGCTGGAGCGCCTTGGTGGTTGTTGGTGACGGCAACGGGTATGTAGGAGCCGGCTTGGGGAAGGCTCGTGCCATCCCTGATGCGATTCGCAAAGGGGTGGAGGCTGCCAAGAAAAACATTATCTATGTGCCCATTGTAAACAACACCTTGCCGCACGAGATCCTCGTGAAAGAAGGCGCTGCTGAGGTGCTCCTCAAGCCGGCCTCCGACGGTACGGGCATCGTGGCCGGCAGCAGCATCCGTGTTATTTTGGAGCTAGCGGGCGTGCGTAACGCCCTGGCCAAATCGCTCGGATCGTCCAACGCTATCAACATCTGTTGGGCTACGATGAAAGCGCTGAAGCAGATGAAACGCCCCGATGAGGTGGCTACTCTGCGAGAGACCTCTTTACGCACTCTGATGCCCTGGGCAGCGCCTATGGAGGAGGAAAGCGTAGCGAATGAAGAGCAGTAAACTTCGAATTACCCTGCGACGTAGTCCCATCGGCTATGAGAAATCGCAGGGGCTGACATTGCGGGCGTTAGGGTTGCGCCACCTTCATCAAACAGTGGAAAAGGCCGACACGCCGGCTATTCGTGGGATGATCAAAAAGGTGATTCACCTGGTGACGGTAGAGACGGCAAATCAAGAAGGAGCAAAAGGAAACTAACAATGGCCATCGGATTACACACACTGGAGCCAGCAGAAGGGGCAAAGCACCGACGGAAGCGACTCGGTCGCGGAATCGGTTCCGGTCATGGAAAGACCTGTGGTCGTGGTACGAAGGGAAACAAAGCCCGTGACCAGATCAAGCCCAATTTTGAGGGTGGCCAGACCCCGTTGCATCGGAGGTTGCCACAGAAACGTGGTTTTAAGCCGGTGAATAAAAAGATCTATTCTGTCGTAAATCTATATGTGCTGGAAGAGCACTTCTCCGACGGGGCTGAAGTAACCCCAGAGGTCTTAATACAGCAGGGGTTTGTGCGTGAGCTGCACGATGGCCTCAAAATTCTCGGTGAGGGCAACCTAACAAAAAAACTCACCGTGAGAGCGCATCGATTCAGCGAGCGCGCCAAGGAAGCCATCGAGGCGGCGGGTGGCACGGTTGAGGTCTTGCCGTCGTTAGCGAGGTAATGTGATGATCGAGGCACTGCAGAGAGCTTGGGAAATACCGGAACTGAGGCGTCGTATCCGCTTCTTGATGCTGATGTTTCTTATCTATGCCTTTGGGGCCTTCATTCCCATTCCCGGCATAGATTTGCGTAACGCTGCAAACGGTTTTGCGGGCAACGGCGCCGCTAGTAACGTTTTTAATCTTATCAATATCTTTACCGGCGGCTCTCTACGTCGTGGCTCGGTCTTTGCGATGGGCATTACCCCTTACATCAATGCCTCCATCCTGTTTCAGATGCTCACCGTTGCCTTTCCGTCCCTGGATGCGCTTCAGAAAGAGGGCGAGGCCGGTCGAAAACAGATCGCTAGATATACTCGATGGACCACCATCGGCCTCTCTATTCTACAGGCCTTTGGGGTGATCGTGCTCTTCAAATCTTTCGGCATCAATATCGGGCTGTTCTCTCCGGCAAGCTTTCTCGCGGTAACCGCTATGGTGGCCGGCTCTATGTTTCTGTTGTGGCTGGGCGAGCAGGTAACCGAAAAAGGGGTTGGTAACGGCGTCTCTCTGGTCATTTTTGCTGGAATTTTGTTGAACCTACCGCAGCAGGTAAGCAACATGGTTCAAGAGATCGAGAGCGGAACCGCCTCTTGGTTCAATCTGTTGCTCCTTCTTGCCCTCTTTTACGTCACCGTGCTTGGGGTTGTGTATTTGGTGCAGGGCACGCGCCGAATACCCGTTCAGCACAACAAGCGTGTCATCGGTATGCGCCAAATACAGGCTGGAGGCGGTGCCTACCTACCGATTAAGGTCAACACAGCTGGCGTCATGCCCATCATCTTTGCCATTTCGCTGTTACTGCTGCCAGCGACCTTGGCTAGCTCGCTGAAAGCGTTGCTATCGCACAATACAACGGGCTTCTTGGGGTTTTTCTATCATTTTGCCGACTGGCTTACACCCATCGCCAATAAGCTCAGTCCTGGAGCCAGCTGGATAGCGGCCGTTCTTTATGCGCTCTTAACCATTTTCTTCACCTACTTCTACACGGCCATCGTGTTGAACGTGGAGGATATGGCGGAAAACCTTAAGAAGTATGGAAGCTATATCCCAGGAATTCGTCCTGGCAAGCCAACCTTTGAGTATCTGGATGGCGTCGTATCGCGTATCACGTTGGCCGGGGCTGTCTTCTTAGCGGTTATTGCGCTCTTACCCTATCTTGTACCGATTATCACCCATTTCTACTCCTTCTCTTTGATTGGAGGGACGTCCCTTCTGATCGTCGTTGGGGTAGCTATTGAGACCCTGCAGGCCATCGAGGCGCAGCTTCTGCTTCGCAACTACGAAGGGTTCATTAAGAGCAGCGCTAAGTAGGAGAATGTTTCTGTGTTTGCCGCTTCACGACGGGTGGGAATGGGATGTTACGTTAAGGCGTATCCTCAAAGGTGCGGTGGGTAATGATTATTGTGCTATTGGGGCCTCCTGGCGTCGGGAAGGGAACGCAGGGGGCACGCATTTCTCAACACTTCGGTATACCCGCCATCTCGACCGGGGCGATGTTTCGTGAAGCCATTGCCAAGGGAACGCCGCTTGGAAAAGAGCTTCAAAAATACCACATTGAGAGGGGAGAGTACGTGCCCGACAATGTGGTCATTCGCGCGATAGAGGAGCGCATCACACAGCCCGACTGTAGTAACGGTTTTCTGCTCGACGGGTTTCCGCGCACAGTAGCCCAGGCAGAGGCTTTTGCTCAGCTCCTCGAACAGCAACAGCGGCGGCTTACGGCGGTTTTGGATTTCGAGGCTCCCCAAGAGCTGCTGATACGTCGTTTTAGCGGGCGTCGCGAGTGTCCCAATGACGGTTCAACCTACAATCTTGAGACAAACCCGCCTCGCCGGCCTGGTCTGTGCGATCTTTGTGGTGCGCCGCTCGTGATGCGGGAAGATGATCGGCCCGAGGTAGTGCAGCGCCGTCTTGAGGCCTATAAAGAGAAAACGGCACCGCTTATCAACTACTATCGGGACAAGGGGGTGCTCTATAGTGTGGATGCCGATGCCGACCCAGATGTTGTATTTGAACGGGTTCTGGCACTGTTGAACCGACTGCGTGGCGAGGCCGGCAAGGAGATACAATGATACGCTTAAAAACGCCGCAGGAGATCGAGCGGATACGTGCTGCAGGAAAATTGGCACGGAAGGTGATTGATGTAGTTCGAGAGGTGGCCGAGCCGGGGATGACCACCGGAGAACTCGAAGAGATTGCGATTCAGATTATCACGGAGCAGGGGGGGCGTTCTCCTTGTTTGGGCTATGCTCCGCCGGGACACCCGCCCTATCCGGCATGGACGTGCATCTCGGTGAATGAGGAGATCGTGCATGCCATTCCCGGCAGTAGGGTGTTGAAGGCGGGAGACATCGTAACAATGGACTGCTGTGTTGAGCTAAACGGCTATATTGCTGACACCGCCTACACGTTTGGAGTGGGCCCTCTAAGCCCTCAAGCCGAGAGACTGCTAAGGGTTACAGAGGAGGCGCTCTATAAAGGGATTGAGAAGGCCAAGCCGGGAAACCGGTTAGGAGATATTGGGCATGCAATACAAAAGTTTGTTGAGGCACACGGCTATTCTGTGGTGCGCGAGTTACACGGGCATGGCGTGGGGCTGCGCATGCACGAGTCGGAAATAGATGTGCCTAACTATGGACGGCCTGGAACAGGCTTACGTCTGGAGTGTGGAATGACATTTGCTATTGAGCCGATGGTCAACATGGGTCGTAAAGAGATACGGACCCTTGAAGACGGTTGGACGGTGGTGACGGCCGATGGGAAGCTATCGGCCCATTTTGAACACACGGTAGCGATCGTGCCCCATGGGGCCGAGATACTCACACAGGGCTGATTCTCTGTGGACTGGAGAGTGCATGCAAACACCTAGGAAAAAAGGGACATCGAAAAGCTCTAAGGGGGGCGGTGGGCGTCCTACTGGTGGGCATACGTCGTCAGGAGGGACGCATAAGCCGGCGCCAGAGACGACCAAGGAAGAGGGCATTAAGGTCGAGGGGGTAGTGACGGAAGTGCTACCAAACGCCATGTTCCGCGTGGAGATACCCGTGGGCGATCAAAAACGCTACATCTTGGCCTATATCTCTGGCCGAATGCGTCGCAATGAGATACGCATTTTGCCTGGGGATAGGGTTTTAGTGGAGCTATCGCCCTACG of Chthonomonas calidirosea T49 contains these proteins:
- the rpsQ gene encoding 30S ribosomal protein S17, translated to MADEQMQQPASSPQRGRRKVRQGKVVSNKMDKTVVVAVERRVRHPLYGKIVRKTTKFKAHDEENACNEGDIVEIMETRPLSKEKCWRVVRILERAK
- the rplO gene encoding 50S ribosomal protein L15; protein product: MGLHTLEPAEGAKHRRKRLGRGIGSGHGKTCGRGTKGNKARDQIKPNFEGGQTPLHRRLPQKRGFKPVNKKIYSVVNLYVLEEHFSDGAEVTPEVLIQQGFVRELHDGLKILGEGNLTKKLTVRAHRFSERAKEAIEAAGGTVEVLPSLAR
- a CDS encoding adenylate kinase; this encodes MIIVLLGPPGVGKGTQGARISQHFGIPAISTGAMFREAIAKGTPLGKELQKYHIERGEYVPDNVVIRAIEERITQPDCSNGFLLDGFPRTVAQAEAFAQLLEQQQRRLTAVLDFEAPQELLIRRFSGRRECPNDGSTYNLETNPPRRPGLCDLCGAPLVMREDDRPEVVQRRLEAYKEKTAPLINYYRDKGVLYSVDADADPDVVFERVLALLNRLRGEAGKEIQ
- the rpsE gene encoding 30S ribosomal protein S5, yielding MLTTKIDPDKLSLEERVVRTNKCQKTKKGGRTLSWSALVVVGDGNGYVGAGLGKARAIPDAIRKGVEAAKKNIIYVPIVNNTLPHEILVKEGAAEVLLKPASDGTGIVAGSSIRVILELAGVRNALAKSLGSSNAINICWATMKALKQMKRPDEVATLRETSLRTLMPWAAPMEEESVANEEQ
- the rpsH gene encoding 30S ribosomal protein S8; translated protein: MAYTTDPIADLLTRIRNANMAEHESVEVSASRLKQEIVRILHKEGFIKGYEVIEQTPQNKIKIYLKYGPRREKIITNLKRISKPGRRVYCKKDEVPRVLRGLGIAIISTSQGVMTDREARRRGVGGEVICYVY
- the map gene encoding type I methionyl aminopeptidase, which translates into the protein MIRLKTPQEIERIRAAGKLARKVIDVVREVAEPGMTTGELEEIAIQIITEQGGRSPCLGYAPPGHPPYPAWTCISVNEEIVHAIPGSRVLKAGDIVTMDCCVELNGYIADTAYTFGVGPLSPQAERLLRVTEEALYKGIEKAKPGNRLGDIGHAIQKFVEAHGYSVVRELHGHGVGLRMHESEIDVPNYGRPGTGLRLECGMTFAIEPMVNMGRKEIRTLEDGWTVVTADGKLSAHFEHTVAIVPHGAEILTQG
- the rpmC gene encoding 50S ribosomal protein L29; this encodes MAELKLKEIRRQLREMSDEDLRKEIAANRAALYDMRRQNALHQLKDTAAIRKARRQIARALTILRERELAREREGKK
- the rplE gene encoding 50S ribosomal protein L5; its protein translation is MARLKERYRKEVVPALMKAFGYRNVMQVPKLEKIVINMGVGRAGQTGGQYASELDGAMRDMATISGQKPVVTLARKSISNFKIRAGAKVGCKVTLRGDRMYEFLDRLVNVALPRIRDFQGVSPNSFDGRGNFAMGIKEQLVFPEIDYDKIDKVRGMDVIICTTARTDEEARALLRELGMPFRAR
- the rplN gene encoding 50S ribosomal protein L14, with translation MIQPYTRLKCADNSGAREIMCVRVLKGSNARYAHVGDIIVGVVKSATPNQAVKKSDVVKCVVVRTRQPIRRPDGSVLRFDDNAAVVIQNNLEPRGTRIFGPVARELRDRDFMKIISLAPEVL
- the rplF gene encoding 50S ribosomal protein L6, with the translated sequence MSRIGKRPIVLPAGVSVTQDERGVVTVKGPKGTLQKALHPSIKVVQEDNIVRVERPSEEETGTNRNENFRALHGLSRTLVANMVEGVTKGFEKQLEIQGVGFRAAMQGKVLQLNVGYSHAIEVLPREGIDFNVTTDPQTRNPVIVVSGIDKERVGQTAAEIRSLRKPEPYKGKGIRYKGEVIRLKQGKSGKRGAKGKK
- the rplP gene encoding 50S ribosomal protein L16, whose translation is MLMPKRTKYRKQQRGTMAGKATRGNTVAFGEYGLQALEPCWLTANQIEAARIAMNRYIRRQGKIWIRVFPDKPFTKKPAETRMGSGKGSPEGWVAVVKPGRILFEMGGVPEEVAKEAMRLASHKLPIDVKFVRRIDQEQAKNSPQNTGEVAVTSAEETSNG
- the infA gene encoding translation initiation factor IF-1, producing MKVEGVVTEVLPNAMFRVEIPVGDQKRYILAYISGRMRRNEIRILPGDRVLVELSPYDLERGRITHRWK
- the fusA gene encoding elongation factor G, whose translation is MRSYSIEAIRNVGLFGHQGSGKTSLAEALLYTTGAIDRLGRVDDGTATCDFDPEEQRRHISINIALAPCEWHGTKINFVDAPGYLDFVGEVGSALDVVEAAILVTPAQGAPEVGFEIAWEMAASRNLPRAVFVNKMDRENADYQGVVGALRQRYGNTIAPLQLPIGSAASFQGVIDLVEMKAFIGSGKEVTCVEIPEEYKEEAARYRELLVESAAEGDDELIEKFLSGEELTHDEVVRGLHEGIDAGKVVPVLCGSALKDIGMTDLLDIIVHEFPNPLEFGAVHGKNPQTGAEEVREASESAPLAALVFKTIADPFLGTLSYFRVKSGVIKMGSTVLNASRGKEERVGQLYFVRGKNQEPTSEIKAGDIGVTAKLADTRTGDTLCDPAKPIVLDHTPFPEPVFEQAIVAKSKVDEDKMGPALQRVAVADPAFRYYRDPETGQTVIAGAGETHLAIVVERLKKFGANVEVVERKVPYRETIKAKAEGQGKHKKQTGGRGQYGDCWIRLEPNPGGGIEFVDAIVGGVIPRQFIPAVEKGIRQAAETGVLAGYPVVDFKVTCYDGSYHEVDSSEAAFIMAGILAFNNVAPKANPVLLEPILNVEVVVPSEMMGDVMSDLSTRRGRILGNESLGNGRMLLRAQVPQAEMLRYAIDLRSITRGRGTFSTSFSHYEEVPAHIAQSIIAKHKQEMAHAG
- the rpmD gene encoding 50S ribosomal protein L30, with the translated sequence MKSSKLRITLRRSPIGYEKSQGLTLRALGLRHLHQTVEKADTPAIRGMIKKVIHLVTVETANQEGAKGN
- the rplR gene encoding 50S ribosomal protein L18; its protein translation is MRPDLKESLRKRRHRRVRAKIFGTPERPRLNVSRSLQHIYAQLIDDTVGHTLVCASTVDKALRSTLKTGGNVEAAKAVGKLLAERALQKGITSVVFDRGGYKYHGRVRALAEAAREGGLRF
- the secY gene encoding preprotein translocase subunit SecY; amino-acid sequence: MIEALQRAWEIPELRRRIRFLMLMFLIYAFGAFIPIPGIDLRNAANGFAGNGAASNVFNLINIFTGGSLRRGSVFAMGITPYINASILFQMLTVAFPSLDALQKEGEAGRKQIARYTRWTTIGLSILQAFGVIVLFKSFGINIGLFSPASFLAVTAMVAGSMFLLWLGEQVTEKGVGNGVSLVIFAGILLNLPQQVSNMVQEIESGTASWFNLLLLLALFYVTVLGVVYLVQGTRRIPVQHNKRVIGMRQIQAGGGAYLPIKVNTAGVMPIIFAISLLLLPATLASSLKALLSHNTTGFLGFFYHFADWLTPIANKLSPGASWIAAVLYALLTIFFTYFYTAIVLNVEDMAENLKKYGSYIPGIRPGKPTFEYLDGVVSRITLAGAVFLAVIALLPYLVPIITHFYSFSLIGGTSLLIVVGVAIETLQAIEAQLLLRNYEGFIKSSAK
- the rplX gene encoding 50S ribosomal protein L24, which translates into the protein MEKLKRAIPKKPVKLRIKKGDLVEVISGKDKGRRGEVIQAFPKLNKVKVKGINIITRHRKERVRRGADPNDPARVIPGGRIEEEAPLYASKVMLVCPNCNRPTRVGYAYREGEAKPARRKYRVCKHPDCGKEIG
- a CDS encoding type Z 30S ribosomal protein S14; this translates as MPKKALIEKAKRKPKFAVRAYTRCSICGRARAVFRKFGLCRICLRERALRGEIPGIRKASW